From the genome of Vitis riparia cultivar Riparia Gloire de Montpellier isolate 1030 chromosome 11, EGFV_Vit.rip_1.0, whole genome shotgun sequence:
aatttcgagcatgtcacaTAGcggaataaatcaatcatgtatgataatcaagtcaatcaatcgatcagtcacatatgtggggcccccaccaaagcccgtttatttttgcatgacttaatgtcacagattccattattctggaattatgaaaaattcgttCACGCTTATTAACATCAAGAGGAGCATAGGATCGTTTGAAAACCAGAacggaattaaaactatttgagagaaaattagattttggaaatttaattgaaaaattggagtctcgaatacactagaaaattggagttttagagttcaTTTGAAGATCAGACCTTTAGAGGTTGAATGTGagaataagaattttaaaaattgaatttgaaagaggttggaattttgaaaacgaTTTGAAGGTTCGAGATCTTAAAGAAAGATTAAGTTGCGAAAACTAAGACTTTGGGAGttaaattttgagagaaatcagaatcgtaagttatttgaggagtataaattatgaaagttgatttatgaaaaattggaaatcttgaaaatcatttgaaagcggactttttagaaatgaacaaaCAAGAtggtaacaaaaataattatgataacAAATGAGTAACTGGGTAAATACGATAATCGGAATATTGGGAACTGAAAATTAAGCtcggagataggacaattggaatttcagatagttaaatttagaaatcagaattttgaagaattagactttaatgattaagatttttaagagaaataaataggtaaatagggaataatgttattaattaatcaaaacgatatgGGAACGggtgaaagtgaatagtgagatttgtgTGATAAAAGATTAAATTGAAACTCGGATTCCAACAAAAATGATGTTTGAACGagtgaaagtgaatagtgggattttgaaaattaagtttggaagtcggatttttgaataattgaactttaattattggaatttttagaagaaagaaataagtaaacgtggaatttataataatgataacaaaaatgacatttaaatgaataaaagtgaatggtggaattttttagtctaaaagttaaatttggaaatccggttttaaagaattgaattttaacaattgaaatgaataaataaataaatatgggataacgatgctaattaacaaaaataatgtttaaacaaataaaaagaatgaatagtgggatttttctaattgaaaattaatttagggcgttggatttttgaaagattagactttgaataaataggtaggtatAGGATTATAATGCTAATGaacaagaataatatttaggcgaataaagatgaatagtagaatttttgggattgagaatttaattcggaaattggatttttggagaATTGgaccttatataaataaatagatatggaataagaatactaaataacaaaaataaaatttagacaaATAAAGGAATTTctatgattgaaaaattaaattgggacatgagatttttgaaatattggaCTTTAAATATCTAGATGAATATATGATtataattccaattgatgaaaataagactTTAAACCAATTAATGAATCATTAAATTAAGATATGGGATTTTTGAAAGGGTTAGACTTTAAATAGCTAGATAATATGGGATAAAAACTCTGAAGGAtgaaagtgatatttgaactaattattgaagaattaaattaagacataatttccttgaaagattAGAGGTATagggattttattttaaattgaggCAACCAAGTGGGCTAGCTTAACATGGACTTGGGCCATGAGGGTGGCTAGTTTGAGGAGCCATGAGGCCCCCCATCAACAAGCTTGGGCTGGGCACCAACTCAAGCCTAAACCCGTCACCAAGAGCTTAGGtctgggctccaacttaagcccaaggcaccatcaccatcaaagcttgggcctgggctccaacttaagcccaagtTCAAGGCCaacatgggcaagcccaaggcaCCCATTCTTAACATCAACTTGGGCCGGATGCTTTAACTTAAACCCAAATTCAAGGCcatcatgggcaagcccaagacACCCATTCTTAACATCAACTTGGGCCGCTTTAACTTAAGCCCAAATTCAAGGCCaacatgggcaagcccaaggcaCCCATTCTTAACATCAACTTGGGCTGAATGCTTTAACTTAAGCCCAAATCAATTCTCATGATGGGCAAACCCAAGGCATCATCTCCTTCATGGCTTGCCCCTCCACCTGGATATCCTCTTCAGAGGGAGGCTCCCAACGCCGGCGGCACCATGGAGAGAGGAGCAGTGGCGGCAGTCCCTTGGCTGGAGCGGGTGATGGCGGCTGGTGAGGAGCAGGGCCTCGTTGACGTCGTGTATGCagcaaaaaaaaatgagggatgGGGAAGATGGGTGAGGGTGGCGGCCATGCATGGAATGTGGGGTTAAAACAGAGCTTCATTGCTCtccaaacaaaccaaaaaaaactaaagagaTAGCAGCATCTAAACCATAACTACGAACCATGAAACAAAACATATACTCAGATGATATTTACTCGAAActattaagagaaaaataaggtGATCATATACATCAAATGAGTTCAAGAGCCATGGTAAATATCATACCTCTCCCTTCTCCTcatttcctctgttttttccCCAGCCAAAATCCTACTACCCCCTCTTtgccctccccccccccccccccccccgagAACATGCTCCTCTCTACCACCTTCTCACCAGCCCCCTACCACACTCCTTGCTTGTAGACATTCCCATCTCTCTACCAAACTGTCATCTCCTGTCCATTCTTTCATATCTCACCctttcctaaaaaaattgaaataaaacttGCTCACCGGGGTCTCCTGCCAATAGGGGTTTACAGCAATCTAATCAATTTTCACATATTAAAAATCAACCTAAATcaattttgtttggtttaatATGATTCAATGTGATAATAATAACTTAGTTTGGTTGAAGTCAAAAGGCTTAAATACTATTACAATAAGTTGTCTTAAGGTTTATTCACCTCATTGCAACCTAtttcaaatcatattaatattaatccaTTGACACAAATGCTAGTTGTTATAACCCATGTCAGTCATATTAAGAGTctgtttaataatgattttagaaaacaataacaATTAACATTCATGTCAATGTAAGTGTGTACcaatagatattatataattatggaaaaaaaacaaagtaggTATAATTTGGAGTCCAACCAGATATGGAAAATATGCACCAAATTAATAATGTAACAACTCAATATTGTATAATATATAGTTGtgtataaatatttaaactttggTAAGTCAGTTCAGTCAAATAGTTTTTGTATACCCATGTTGTATACAAAATGACCTAATCTATTTAACCCatataaagttttaaattttatatattttaaaaaagaatttatttttaattataaatatcataattatatatatatatatatatatatatatatatatatatatatatatatatatatatatataattaaaaatgttaaataattaaactagttaaagtaaaatgttatatgttttaaaaattattttttataattaaaaataaataaaattgtacaaatgtaaaattaaaattttaatttatcttctattttataaactcattataattaaaattaaattattaaattaattaagatttagaaaaaaaaattaaaatttaaaaacaattaaaatttattttcaaaaagaaaatttgagaccatttggatttttatttttaattttaatttctatagctaatttgagaagaaaaaaaattctttaaaagtGGTAGTTTCAAAACTATTGAcaaatttatggtattttttGTCGCGTAGGAAAGTGTCTTTAAGAGAGACCttccatcattttcatattaatgaaacatgttaaaaaaaattgaatttatattaaaggtgtcccCTCAAGAAATACTTTTCATAAttccataaaatttaatttatactgAAAATGTCTCTCGAAGAAACATTTTTCCATAACTTTTTTATCAACCGCAcacattaaaaaattgaatttatactaaaaatatctcttcttcacaatttttttatcaGTCATAcgtattaaaaaattgaatttatattaaaagtgtctcttgaagagacatcttccacaattttcaCATCAGTTAtacagtgaaaaaaaaaaattgaatttgtactAAGAGACACATTTTTCAATTCTACAAAAtcacatttatattaaaagtgtcttttgaagaaacatCTTCctcaatttttatatcaatcacatggtgaaaaaaaaaaaattatactaaggGTATTTTTTTAAGAGACATTCTCTATAttccacaaaattaaatttatactaaaggtcTTTCTTGAATagacatttttcataattttcatatcaaccatacaataaataaataaatttatattaaaggtgtctcttaaaAAGACATATTCTACGATTTTCATATCCATcgcacaataaataaaattattatgctAAACGTATTTcttcaataaatattttctataattccacaaaattgaatttatagtaAAAGTATCTCTCAAAAAGAtatctttcataatttcaaGAGACACCCTTTATAATTTCTCCATGTGAAAATCTAGTATGGCACAAagttttcataaaattgaaattattttccaatatactatatttaaaatatatatatatattcaaaagtAAAACCGTTAAATAGTGATGTAAATTAGCAAAGAAGCAATAGTttcaagataaaataataaattgaatgCGTCAAACAGACTTCAACTCAATCATGaagatgaaatttaataaatagattaaCCTAAGAGTTAAAACACACGACCCCTTACCTTTAGGAGTCAAAGTAACACATTGTGGAATAAGATGTCGACAGGGGAAGGAAAATAACATATTGTGGAATAAGATGTCGATAGGAGAAGGAAAATAACATATTGTGGAAGAAGATGTCGTGCACGGCCCGGATAATAACAAGCCAATTTCCAACATCAAAAGTAAGCGTTATAGTCCCTTTCAGACTTTCAGTGCCGCTTTTCACATGATTTCAAATTATCGACTTAGAAATTTGAGGTTTCTTACAAAAATGTTTAATCACACGAAAATGGTTTAACACCTACCTAAGAATCATTCAAATGTTCTGATTTTCCAAGGTAGCCGGATTCCTTGATTTTTGAGCACCCTACTTGCCTGACttaaatgtttattttctttgttttattatgAGTTATTCTTGCTCACCTTAATTGCAGGCCATTTTTGTCACTACCAAGCTTCAACTAAAATTAATTCCTCTTAATATTTTAGGACTGGCTAggtaactgttttcgaaaatagttttttagaatagttttttaaaactattatttgatgttttgtaaaacaaagtttatttaaaaaacttaaaatattgttaatttgtttttaatattgttaaatatgttttaaaaataatttttatatttaatcattttatatgtttgtataattatttttttaaacaatcttaaaaaacaagttaaaacaacaaaaaaaagtagaaaatagtttttaattattaaagtatttttatgattttttattttaaagaacaaaaaattgtccttaaaaataattatcaaacaaacccttaattttattttttttatttttatttttttcctagaGTGTGTGACTCACCTACTCCACCACTAACACCTCttgattaattaaatacaaaGATTATAGTATAAGAAAATGGGCTAATAATACAAATTCAAGTCAATCTTTATTGAATTTAcagattttaatttgtttgtttttttgtttttcaaactttGGCTTGGTAATCATAcccctttattattttttttataggaacccattttattttccatcaatttttttttatggaaaatcaCTTTATTTTAATGACACACGGCTCTTTGTACCataaggtttagggttttggtgGAAATAAAGGGAGAGTCCCCGTTGGAGATAGGCCATGGCCATCAGTTGTATCAAAGTCAATATGTCtcattaaggtttagggttttggtgGAAATAAAGGGAGTCCCCATTGGAGATAGGCCATGGCCATCAGTTGTACCAAAGTCAATATGTCtcattaaggtttagggttttggtgGAAATAAAGGGAGAGTCCCCATTGGAGATAGGCCATGGCCATCAGTTGTATCAAAGTCAATATGTCTCATATTTTCTCGTGACAGAAGAATCAGTGAAGCTTAAACCCAGTTGATATATAATTGGGAGGAAAAATAGACCAATTTATTGggagtaaaatattttgatgtaAAGAAGACCTTCGAGAAGTTctaataaaatatgagataatGTGGGGGTTCCACACGCAAATAGAACTTTCCCTGAAGTCCAAAAATACTCAAGACTCTTGAGACGGATGCAATTTCTGGCCGTCCATACTGGAAATTGAAGCTGAAGTATCGTAGGAAATTCAGTAGAACAGAGCAGGGCCACCCAAGATACATATTCTTCCCCCATTTTTCTAGCTCTATAAAAAGGACAGAAGCCAACTCCTCTTTCACTCCTCTGTTTCAAACTtcaatacaaataaatacaaaaacacAGAATAATACAAAGATATGACTACAAAGATCAGAGCAGCCCTTGTGGTGGTGGCACTGGCTGCACTCTTACACACTGCAGTGGTGGTGGCACAGACTACTCATGTTGTTGGTGATAGCTTGGGGTGGCTGGTGCCTCCCGGCGGCCCCATCGCCTACGCCACCTGGGCTGATACCCAGACTTTTGTGGTTGGCGACATATTAGGTAACACTTTGATTGAAAGCTAATAAATTCTATATGggtgtttgatttttttggggGCTTATGTGATACTCTTGTTTTTGAATTCAGTGTTCAATTTCACTACTGGAGAACAAGATGTAGCTAGAGTTAGCAAGGAAAGTTTCGATTCCTGCAACTCCACCAACCCAATCTCCCTCAAAACAACTGGTCCGGCCAACTTTACTTTGGACACGGTGGGGGATTACTATTTCATTGGCACTATGGACAGGCACTGCCCATTGGGACAAAAGCTAGCCATTAAGGTGATTGATTCTTCTTCAGGGCCCAGTCCTCCTCCTTCTCCACGCTCGCCGGTGACCTACACTGTAGGAGACATATTGGGTTGGGTCGTCCCTCCTCTTGGTGAAGTTGCCTACTCTACTTGGGCTTACAACAAGATCTTCATCGTCGGCGACAGTCTCGGTAAGAAACCGGAAATAACACCTCTTCTCCCtctccttttctctctctttctcatgGTTTTTCTTTCTCCGTTTTGGTGCAGTTTTCAACTTCATCAACGGAACACAGGACGTAGCGGTGGTGACAAAGGAGGCTTACGACTCCTGCAACACCAGCAGCACCATCGCCGTCTACGCCACCAGTCCAACGACCATCACTCTCACCACCACCGGCATGCACTACTTCACTTCCACCTACGAGCTCCACTGCGGCTTAGGTCAAAAGCTAGCCATTAACGTCATCGCCAAAAGCACCACCCCATCTCCGTCAGGCGCAGCCACTCCACCATCCAGCTCCGTCGGCGCTTCTCCCAGTGCAGGTGGACCCACAGCTCCTCCCCCATCCAGTTCAGCCCCGTCCCAGATCGTCGCCGGAGCTATCGCTTTGTTATCTATTGCCGTAGCTTTCCTGCACTAAATTCTAGCATttactcttgttgaaatttataTACCATGACTTTGtctttcaagaaaaatataattactcTCCCATTCAACTAATACCATAAGCTCTGTTTAAAAATACAAGTCCTCTTGAATTTTGACGTTCAAGATTTTGTGGGACAACCTCCCAAATTGATTAATAGGAAAAATGCCATAATGTAcaacattttaataaaagaaaaaatgcaaaaataaataaaaatatcattgttattaaaatgataaaatattgatttgtgctccaaatcaaaataaaaatagaaaaacaatgttagaaaattataatatatcattatctattaaaaaaatataaaggaaattaTAAATACATCTTCCTAAACTCTCTTTGCATTCACCCTATTTTGTCATCCACTTAAAAACTTACAAACTTTTAAATATATGTAccctacaattttaaaaaacccaaaacaTTCTTCTCATTATTCTTTCCCtaaactctttttcttttatctttcaaCTCATTGCTTTTCAACTACAAATCATCTAGTTTGAAGTTTATTTGACATTAGAAAACTATTGTAGTTATGTTCCTATCTAATTtcgtgtttttctttttttgtattttatatgaatatatctaattttgtattttataaaaattattgaaaagacaattagaaaaaatataagtgTAATTTATAAGTGAGGAATCATGAAAACCTCCAATGTAAAtggagtaaaaaaataaaaaaataaaactcaaactcgTGGTGTCCAACCCTAGAAGATTGGACATAACTAAGATTTGGACATAAAATGAGATGTTTGATTCTCAAAGGTCAAACATAACCGAGATGTTCAATCCTCGAACATCAAAGATAACTAAGATGTCTAGTCCAAAAAGATCGGACATAAGTGACATGTTGGATCcttgaaaatcaaacataactgaGATGTCTGGTTCTCGAAGGTTGGATATAACTGAGATATCCAATCCTTCAACTCCAAACATCTCAGCTATGTTGGATCCTTGAGTGTCTATGTTCGGTTTTTTAGGAccgaacttttttttttctttttgtattgaAGGGTAAGTTAGGGATTTCACCAAGAGAcatttatgttttaaaagttttcattaAAAGACGAAACCTAAAGGAAGTTCAGGGATGCATTtataaactctctcaaaagGAGagatagataaaatattttttaaaactctaggTAGGATAAAAGTTGAAtggatgaaaaaataaatatgaagtgGGGTACTCTgtctttctatattttaaattttatattaacttTTCTAGCCTTTTATTGTTATAAccattatgttaaaaatattaaaatgagtttaaaaggGTAAgttaaaatatcaaacaaatataaagattaaataaaaaagaaaaataaatatataaaaaaataacagtTTTGCATTTATGgagatattattttaattcaaaaaggATAATATATTTTTGGAGATAATTAGGGAAGTTGATGGAAAATATTACCGGTAaaattaataaccaaacacCGACTTTAAGCactaaattaaactaatgaCAACCAAATTCCATTCAgacatcctaaaaaaaaattctaattttttaaattaagattatatagaaatagaaaaagcGAAAAGACACGTGCCGAGTCAACTGTAAAAGTCAAAAATAGATGGTGCGTTCTAACGCGGCAATAAGTACTTGTGGAAAGTCCCAATTCTCGGCTGCCAAACACGAATCGGCCTATTCCTGGTATAGGGCCCAGCCAGCCATCATCCAACCTCATTCGTTGTAACAACGGCAGTCTTGGTCGTCCATGTGCTCTCCATCCAACGGCCAGATCTACAAAGACTCGGGCCAGCCTTGGCGCTATTTATATGGATTGGAGACAGGTCCATTTTCCATCAATCTTGAGCTCTTCTTCCTCGGCCAAAAACAGAGACAGTTCCGAGAGAGGGGGCGACCTGAGATTTCAGAGAACACAAGGCAACAATGGCGAGAAGATTCAGTACTGTTGTTTTTGCAGTGATGGTGGTGGCAGCTCTGGTACAGAGCTCGAAGGCCGAGACACACGAGGTGGGTGATGACCTGAAGTGGACAGTCCCTTCAAACGGTTCTGTCGCTTACCAGAACTGGGCCGCCGGCGAGACATTCCTTCTCGGAGACGTTCTCGGTACACAAACAAACTCATTTAtgcttttctctttcttatataaaagaagTGGTGGATTGTattgatttgatttgttttgttttgttttgtgtttTGGGTTGTAGAATTTGAATTTACTACTGGGGCACATGATGTGGCGAAGGTTACCAAGGCTGCCTTCGATGCCTGCAATTCCACGAATCCCATCTCCCATAAAACCACAGGTCCTGCAAACTTCACTCTTGATACTTCCGGTGAGCATTATTTCATCTGCACCGTGGGCACCCACTGTAGCTTGGGTCAGAAGCTGGCCGTCAACGTCTCTGCTGCCAGAGCTGAGACTGAGTTCACCGTCGGAGACTCTTTGGGTTGGACTGTTCCTTCGGGCGGTGCCGTTACTTACCAGAACTGGGCTGCGAACAAGACCTTCGTGGTGGGAGACAGTCTGAGTAAGTTGACGGAAAAATCTAACTTTGAAGCTGGATAACCCTTCAAACGCTGTAGCGATTAAGAAATTTCTCCGGCTGACATATTCTCTGTTTGAATGTTTTGCAGAATTCAATTTCACAACCGGAGCACATGATGTTGCCAAAGTTACAAAGGCGGCGTTCACTGCCTGCAATGGCACAAACCCCATCTCCCATGAAACCGAAGGCCCTGCAGATATCGATCTTGACACCGCGGGTGAACACTATTTCATCTGCACCGTCGGTAGCCACTGCTCCCTCGGCCAGAAGTTGGCCATTAACGTCACTACCAACTCTTCCACAAGTCCAGGCACCCCTCCCTCCAGCTCCACCACTCCCACATCACCGTCCCCCTCAGGTGGTCCATCACAATCCCCTTCAGGTTCTACCACCCCTCCTTCACCAGGCTCTGCTCCCTCTTTCGCCGTCGCCGGATTATCTGCTACCCTCTTGTCCGTTGCAGCTGCATTGTTGTATTAGATGATTCtaccataaaagaaaaacagggCTTGCTAGCTAGCGTGATtcattttgatgtgatttttcAAAGAGAATAAGACtgttttttttccatgtttcaGCTACTGTTTGTGATTCATGTATCATTAtcttcaatataaaatattaaattcatacTCCATACTTTCAAATTTCCTTCTTCACTCTTCCATCACTCCTTGTCTGGTTTCAAAAGTCCTTGACGACTGCCCGATTTGAACACGTCGACAAAACCACCATTCTCATCTACAATGACTGAATGGGTCTTGAAAAGTTGGACCATTTTCCTTCGATTCCTTAAATCCATGCGCAGACGTAGGGCCACTTGTAAGATGTACCTCCCTCCATGAACTGACAATGTAAAACCGAGAAATAGTGGCCGTGGCCGCGGCTGCATCATTATGACGACCTAGTTAGGCAAATTAAATTCTCAACCactataaatttcatataaatttttttttaatattatataaatatgaattttttttaatcaatttaaaaaataagacttcatttcaactttgatACTATATAATATGATAAGTTCGAAGATCACCGCACattaaaagacaaatttcaaaatccttattttgaaaataattgataaccaaatatttttctataaaaccctttttttctctctctcaatcaTCGATTACGAAAGaactaaatatcaaaatttactAGAATGAATTCCATTCTTGAGCCAAATCCCAtcttaaatctaaaatattttttggaagactCGTACGTCTTTGTCCAAAGCACGGAAAGCAAACGAATAAAAAAGTGGGCACGTGGAAAGAAGTGAAGACAACGTGTGTGAGTAAATTTTTACGAAGGAAGCAACTCAGCAAGTTCTCGAAACGTGGAAACTTTGACCCCCACTTAGacgttttttttgtttttttcttccaaatgaAAGTAGGTAAACGACAAGGCCCATTACCAACCACATGCATGATGAATTccgcttttattttatttcataataattagtaaaataaagcatcacctttttaatttagtaataaTAATGTCGGTAAGGATTGACGAGTTTCAAAAAGGTAGATAAAGAtagaattaattagttaaaaggaataaaataaattttatatttatatttttttatagaaataatttattttttaaatattttataagaaaagaataaaaatattttaattaaataaaaatagataaaaaattgaatttttcaacTACTCTTTCAACCATGAAATTATGTCTACTGCAAGTCTGCAACGCCGGATTGGAATTAAAGTGAGTGTCGAAAGTGTGGGGTTTGGAAGGTGTGAATTAAAAGCGGGGTGCGGTCAATTTCCACACTGccccaatttttaaatttttctaagtCTAATCCTTTAAATTTGGGTCAACGTTATTGGCCGTACATTTGGGGGAAAAGATCTTCTATTTTGTACATGCTTCCGGAAAACCCGAAAATATATGATGAGGAGCGCTCACATACTCTACCTTTCACATTGGAAAAGTCTAAtgccaaatataaaaaatttgaaaatagtgAAGAAAGTGACAAACATATGTGATacttcatacttttttttttctttttttttttttcaaaattttaaaagtaggTAGAGGATTTTATTCATCCACCGTCTACCCTTTGTTGAATGTCTAGGAATGCCTTGGGCTTGATTGGAGattgttattttattcttaatatatatatatatatatatatatatatatatatatatatatatatatatatagtgtttgaatttggaaaatatatttgatgattcttgagagaaaatagtttttgaaaatagatttgtggtgttttttggtttttcttataaaatattcgaatcaataattaaaaatatggaaaacactttacaaatttttatattataaataagtaaattgtatcttcatgaaaaaataaaaaaataaaaaaactattttatataattgagtttcaaataaaattttatttttaaaaataattgagaactattttttatttgagaactgttttcaaaaacattacTATGTGAAACCTTTGAACATATTTggaaagtgttttaaaaaactattttttgtttgcaAATAAAAACACTGAAAAACATATTTGGCAATTATTCTTTGtaatttcaaagttttttctcaaattggtgattttagaaaacaataggAAATTGTTTTCCAAGTTGAACAATTTcaacacaaaaaaaacaaaacaaaacaaagtcaCAAACCCTTAAAGAGATTCATTATGCAACAAATTGAACTAAACACCAAATCAATCTCACCACTCTCATTTGACTACctagaaaaaggtaaaaaaatttcctttttccttctccAAATGAGAGAATAGATCGACAACAGTGTTAGTCATGGAGGATGGTGACAACCCCGCAATTTAAACTTCACATAGATCGGGCAACGAAGATGGGTATGACCCTAGACTATATTTAGATAAGAAAATATGTGTGGTGGGGGAAGGGggaggaagagaaagagagagagagatagagtgGAGGAAACAAaggggagagagaaagaaagagagatgaGTAGGAGAAACAAAGGTGATGAGAAGAAAGATGGAGTAAAGAGAGGGAGTGCAAAG
Proteins encoded in this window:
- the LOC117925728 gene encoding blue copper protein-like codes for the protein MARRFSTVVFAVMVVAALVQSSKAETHEVGDDLKWTVPSNGSVAYQNWAAGETFLLGDVLEFEFTTGAHDVAKVTKAAFDACNSTNPISHKTTGPANFTLDTSGEHYFICTVGTHCSLGQKLAVNVSAARAETEFTVGDSLGWTVPSGGAVTYQNWAANKTFVVGDSLKFNFTTGAHDVAKVTKAAFTACNGTNPISHETEGPADIDLDTAGEHYFICTVGSHCSLGQKLAINVTTNSSTSPGTPPSSSTTPTSPSPSGGPSQSPSGSTTPPSPGSAPSFAVAGLSATLLSVAAALLY
- the LOC117925455 gene encoding blue copper protein-like, which translates into the protein MTTKIRAALVVVALAALLHTAVVVAQTTHVVGDSLGWLVPPGGPIAYATWADTQTFVVGDILVFNFTTGEQDVARVSKESFDSCNSTNPISLKTTGPANFTLDTVGDYYFIGTMDRHCPLGQKLAIKVIDSSSGPSPPPSPRSPVTYTVGDILGWVVPPLGEVAYSTWAYNKIFIVGDSLVFNFINGTQDVAVVTKEAYDSCNTSSTIAVYATSPTTITLTTTGMHYFTSTYELHCGLGQKLAINVIAKSTTPSPSGAATPPSSSVGASPSAGGPTAPPPSSSAPSQIVAGAIALLSIAVAFLH